One region of Drosophila teissieri strain GT53w chromosome 2L, Prin_Dtei_1.1, whole genome shotgun sequence genomic DNA includes:
- the LOC122611932 gene encoding gonadotropin-releasing hormone receptor isoform X1 — MAKVAEENDHRDLSNWSNVNDTNGTIHLTKDMVFNDGHRLSITVYSILFVISTIGNSTVLYLLTKRRLRGPLRIDIMLMHLAIADLMVTLLLMPMEIVWAWTVQWLSTDLMCRLMSFFRVFGLYLSSYVMVCISLDRYFAILKPLKRSYNRGRIMLACAWLGSVVCSIPQAFLFHLEEHPAVTGYFQCVIFNSFRSDFDEKLYQAASMCSMYAFPLIMFIYCYGAIYLEIYRKSQRVLKDVIAERFRRSNDDVLSRAKKRTLKMTITIVIVFIICWTPYYTISMWYWLDKHSADKINPLVRKALFIFASTNSCMNPLVYGLYNIRGRMNNNNPSVNNRHTSLSNRLDSSNHLMQKQLTNNSLLNGRGQVMTAAVSATTKLANVVGLKGTANSNGSAAAAGTVSPTPPLTVSIAPLASDDEANDDSCLSAVTIRCQDQSPIHQKCGDSIEMTSVVK; from the exons atggcaaaagttgcTGAAGAAAATGATCATCGTGATCTTAGTAATTGGTCGAACGTGAATGACACGAATGGCACCATTCACCTGACCAAGGATATGGTCTTCAACGATGGCCACCGATTGTCCATCACAGTCTACAG CATACTGTTTGTGATCTCAACAATTGGCAATAGCACCGTGCTCTATCTGCTGACCAAGCGGCGACTGCGTGGTCCCTTGCGGATTGATATCATGCTAATGCATCTGGCCATTGCCGATCTAATGGTGACGCTGCTCCTGATGCCAATGGAGATTGTGTGGGCCTGGACGGTGCAGTGGCTGTCCACGGACCTGATGTGCCGCCTGATGAGCTTCTTCCGCGTCTTCGGCCTGTACCTGTCCAGCTACGTGATGGTCTGCATATCGCTAGACAG ATACTTTGCCATACTGAAGCCGCTCAAGCGGTCCTACAACCGGGGACGCATCATGCTGGCCTGTGCCTGGCTGGGCTCTGTCGTCTGCAGCATTCCCCAG GCCTTTCTCTTCCACCTGGAGGAGCATCCCGCCGTTACCGGCTACTTTCAGTGCGTCATCTTCAACTCGTTCAGGAGCGACTTCGATGAGAAACTGTATCAGGCGGCCTCGATGTGCAGCATGTACGCCTTTCCGCTGATCATGTTCATCTACTGCTACGGAGCCATCTACCTGGAGATCTACCGGAAGAGCCAGCGCGTCCTCAAGGATGTGATCGCCGAACGGTTTCGGCGGTCCAACGATGACGTACTTAGCAGGGCCAAGAAGCGCACCCTCAAGATGACCATCACGATTGTGATCGTGTTCATCATCTGCTGGACACCGTACTACACGATCTCCATGTGGTACTGGCTGGACAAGCACTCCGCGGACAAGATCAATCCCCTGGTCCGCAAGGCGCTGTTCATCTTCGCCTCGACCAACTCCTGTATGAATCCCTTGGTCTACGGGCTCTACAACATTCGCGGGCGAATGAACAACAATAACCCG TCGGTGAACAACAGACACACCTCGCTGTCCAATCGCCTGGACTCCTCCAATCATCTGATGCAAAAGCAGTTGACCAACAACTCGCTGCTCAATGGACGTGGCCAGGTGATGACAGCCGCGGTATCGGCCACTACAAAATTGGCCAATGTGGTCGGCCTCAAAGGCACTGCCAATTCCAATGGCTCAGCTGCAGCCGCAGGAACAGTTTCACCCACTCCTCCTCTGACAGTATCCATCGCTCCGCTGGCCAGTGACGACGAGGCCAACGACGATTCCTGCCTCAGTGCGGTCACCATCAGGTGCCAGGATCAATCCCCGATCCACCAGAA ATGTGGCGACTCCATCGAAATGACCAGTGTGGTCAAGTAG
- the LOC122611932 gene encoding gonadotropin-releasing hormone receptor isoform X2 encodes MAKVAEENDHRDLSNWSNVNDTNGTIHLTKDMVFNDGHRLSITVYSILFVISTIGNSTVLYLLTKRRLRGPLRIDIMLMHLAIADLMVTLLLMPMEIVWAWTVQWLSTDLMCRLMSFFRVFGLYLSSYVMVCISLDRYFAILKPLKRSYNRGRIMLACAWLGSVVCSIPQAFLFHLEEHPAVTGYFQCVIFNSFRSDFDEKLYQAASMCSMYAFPLIMFIYCYGAIYLEIYRKSQRVLKDVIAERFRRSNDDVLSRAKKRTLKMTITIVIVFIICWTPYYTISMWYWLDKHSADKINPLVRKALFIFASTNSCMNPLVYGLYNIRGRMNNNNPSVNNRHTSLSNRLDSSNHLMQKQLTNNSLLNGRGQVMTAAVSATTKLANVVGLKGTANSNGSAAAAGTVSPTPPLTVSIAPLASDDEANDDSCLSAVTIRCQDQSPIHQK; translated from the exons atggcaaaagttgcTGAAGAAAATGATCATCGTGATCTTAGTAATTGGTCGAACGTGAATGACACGAATGGCACCATTCACCTGACCAAGGATATGGTCTTCAACGATGGCCACCGATTGTCCATCACAGTCTACAG CATACTGTTTGTGATCTCAACAATTGGCAATAGCACCGTGCTCTATCTGCTGACCAAGCGGCGACTGCGTGGTCCCTTGCGGATTGATATCATGCTAATGCATCTGGCCATTGCCGATCTAATGGTGACGCTGCTCCTGATGCCAATGGAGATTGTGTGGGCCTGGACGGTGCAGTGGCTGTCCACGGACCTGATGTGCCGCCTGATGAGCTTCTTCCGCGTCTTCGGCCTGTACCTGTCCAGCTACGTGATGGTCTGCATATCGCTAGACAG ATACTTTGCCATACTGAAGCCGCTCAAGCGGTCCTACAACCGGGGACGCATCATGCTGGCCTGTGCCTGGCTGGGCTCTGTCGTCTGCAGCATTCCCCAG GCCTTTCTCTTCCACCTGGAGGAGCATCCCGCCGTTACCGGCTACTTTCAGTGCGTCATCTTCAACTCGTTCAGGAGCGACTTCGATGAGAAACTGTATCAGGCGGCCTCGATGTGCAGCATGTACGCCTTTCCGCTGATCATGTTCATCTACTGCTACGGAGCCATCTACCTGGAGATCTACCGGAAGAGCCAGCGCGTCCTCAAGGATGTGATCGCCGAACGGTTTCGGCGGTCCAACGATGACGTACTTAGCAGGGCCAAGAAGCGCACCCTCAAGATGACCATCACGATTGTGATCGTGTTCATCATCTGCTGGACACCGTACTACACGATCTCCATGTGGTACTGGCTGGACAAGCACTCCGCGGACAAGATCAATCCCCTGGTCCGCAAGGCGCTGTTCATCTTCGCCTCGACCAACTCCTGTATGAATCCCTTGGTCTACGGGCTCTACAACATTCGCGGGCGAATGAACAACAATAACCCG TCGGTGAACAACAGACACACCTCGCTGTCCAATCGCCTGGACTCCTCCAATCATCTGATGCAAAAGCAGTTGACCAACAACTCGCTGCTCAATGGACGTGGCCAGGTGATGACAGCCGCGGTATCGGCCACTACAAAATTGGCCAATGTGGTCGGCCTCAAAGGCACTGCCAATTCCAATGGCTCAGCTGCAGCCGCAGGAACAGTTTCACCCACTCCTCCTCTGACAGTATCCATCGCTCCGCTGGCCAGTGACGACGAGGCCAACGACGATTCCTGCCTCAGTGCGGTCACCATCAGGTGCCAGGATCAATCCCCGATCCACCAGAAGTAA
- the LOC122611931 gene encoding protein Aatf, with product MLRKSKNQPQTVAEKVSKLLAHPNESDSAEDSDCDVATGPRLVDFEEEEYDLPDARSTDFRKRNVKLLSEQSDRYKGKISSRKELDEDDDDDDDDEQELSYEESDEEDEDLADFKQKLKAGGAEDSEEETAAGHSESGEESEEIESNLTDFKKKFEAGDFKYDEEEDDDSEEDNSQESEGDDDEDEEAEDDTIKPSDVMSKTNHQAEIQKGLGVQNQLRIWERLLELRINTQKFTSKANQLPAPDTLTKLASENDELQSVLNEAQERSSKLLQQLLSLQSALHQQNSEMKKSVKRKQPTDDSGPAVKKFGSVLQSNFQQMTGYRNEVLLKWDDRTKLLTPGAGVKRKSLQEDYDIIKKIDSALANREALVEKSQTPKNNQAEQQENEPVQRLKHIYDDSDFYHQQLRELIEYKASTSSNMSEITKQFVELQKLRQKMKKKVDTRASKGRKLRYVVHNKLINFMAPNEISEWTEASKSELYKSLFV from the exons ATGCTGCGCAAGTCAAAGAATCAGCCACAAACGGTGGCCGAGAAGGTCAGCAAGCTGCTTGCACATCCGAACGAGAGCGACAGCGCGGAGGACTCGGACTGCGACGTGGCCACCGGGCCCCGTCTGGTGGACtttgaggaggaggagtacgACCTGCCGGATGCCCGTAGCACCGACTTTAGGAAGAGGAACGTCAAGCTGCTCTCGGAGCAAAGCGACCGTTACAAGGGGAAGATCAGCAGTCGCAAGGAGttggatgaggatgatgacgatgatgatgatgatgagcagGAGTTGTCCTACGAAGAAAGCgatgaggaggatgaggacTTGGCAGACTTTAAACAGAAGTTGAAGgctggaggagctgaagaCTCCGAGGAGGAAACTGCTGCTGGACATTCCGAATCTGGCGAAGAAAGTGAAGAGATTGAGAGCAATTTGACGgactttaaaaaaaagtttgaggCTGGAGATTTTAAAtacgatgaggaggaggatgatgaCTCTGAGGAAGACAACAGCCAGGAAAGTGAAGGAGATgacgatgaagatgaagaagcAGAGGACGACACAATTAAACCCTCGGATGTAATGTCCAAAACCAACCATCAAGCTGAAATCCAAAAAGGGCTCGGCGTCCAAAACCAACTGCGCATCTGGGAGCGTCTTCTCGAGCTGAGGATCAACACCCAAAAGTTCACCAGCAAAGCGAATCAGCTCCCTGCACCAGATACTTTAACGAAACTGGCATCGGAGAACGATGAACTTCAGTCGGTGCTAAACGAGGCCCAGGAACGCTCATCCAAGTTACTGCAGCAACTGCTCTCTCTCCAGTCAGCCCTCCACCAGCAAAACTCAGAGATGAAAAAGTCGGTGAAGCGCAAGCAGCCCACAGACGATTCGGGTCCAGCGGTCAAAAAGTTTGGCTCTGTCCTGCAGAGCAATTTCCAACAAATGACCGGGTATCGCAATGAAGTCCTGCTAAAGTGGGACGACCGCACGAAACTCCTGACCCCCGGAGCGGGAGTCAAGCGCAAGTCTTTGCAGGAGGACTACGACATCATCAAAAAGATCGACAGCGCCCTGGCAAACCGAGAAGCGCTCGTGGAGAAGTCTCAGACCCCAAAGAACAATCaggcggagcagcaggaaaacGAGCCGGTGCAGCGATTAAAGCACATCTACGACGACAGCGACTTCTACCACCAGCAGCTTCGGGAGCTCATCGAGTACAAGGCCAGTACCTCGTCCAACATGAGCGAGATCACCAAGCAGTTCGTGGAGCTACAGAAACTGCGCCagaagatgaagaagaaggtGGACACAAGGGCCAGCAAGGGACGAAAGCTGCG ATACGTGGTGCACAACAAGCTCATCAACTTCATGGCGCCCAATGAGATTAGCGAATGGACGGAGGCCTCCAAGTCCGAGTTGTATAAATCGTTGTTCGTCTAG